From one Kiloniellales bacterium genomic stretch:
- a CDS encoding sensor histidine kinase produces MLSGWVVLPVACAYLCLLFAIAYYGDKRAQEGRSLIANPYIYTLSIAVYCTSWTFYGSVGRAAQDGVAFLPIYLGPTLTFVLWWFVLAKILRISKVNRITSIADFISSRYGKSTMISGLVTVIAVVGIMPYIALQLKAVSTSFNLLLHYPNLEATPPIFEVPFPADTAFLVTTALAIFTILFGTRQIDAAEHHEGMVAAIAFESIVKLLAFLAVGIFVTFGLYGGFADLFAVAGAEPQIARLFSVDSDGGYSQWVTLTLLSMAAIICLPRQFQVTVVENVDERHLHKAVWLFPLYLLVINIFVLPIALAGLMQFPDGSVDADTFVLTLPLAAERDGLALLVFIGGLSAATGMVIVATIALSTMVCNDLVMPTLLRMPWLRLSEERDLTGLLLAIRRGSIIVILAMSYIYYRYIGESYALVTIGLVSFAAAAQFAPAIIGGIFWKGGTRTGALIGLSLGFALWAYTLFLPSMARSGWLSITFVELGPFGIELLHPYRLFGLEGLDHVTHALFWSLLGNIGGYIVGSLFGRETALERIQAAIFVDVFRHSESQRGSGLWRGTATFADVYDVVVRFLGKQPADRAFARYAAERNFNLDKLEEADSRLLHFTERLLAGAIGAASARVMLASVVKGEMIRIDEVMKILDETSQVIEYSHRLEQKSSELEHAYSELRAANRRLTELDRLKDDFISTVSHELRTPLTSIRSFSEILYDNPSLDLAQRGEFLNVIIKESERLTRLINQILDLAKMEAGSMEWNMADFEPGAAIEEAIAATHALFRERGVELEVGLPNRLPEVHADRDRLVQVTVNLLSNAVKFCDPEAGRVTVEAQPRAADLLVVVADNGAGLSREEQRRAFEKFQALREDLAHNLQGTGLGLPICRQIVEHFGGRIWVESEPGAGARFAFTLPYPEAARAAFGTAAK; encoded by the coding sequence ATGCTGTCCGGCTGGGTTGTCCTGCCCGTCGCCTGCGCCTACCTCTGCCTGCTCTTCGCGATCGCGTATTACGGCGACAAGCGCGCCCAAGAGGGCCGCAGCCTGATCGCCAACCCCTACATCTATACGCTGTCGATCGCGGTCTACTGCACCTCCTGGACCTTCTACGGCAGCGTCGGCCGGGCGGCCCAGGACGGGGTCGCCTTCCTGCCGATCTACCTCGGCCCGACCCTGACCTTCGTGCTCTGGTGGTTCGTGCTGGCGAAGATCCTGCGGATCAGCAAGGTCAATCGGATCACCTCGATCGCCGACTTCATCTCCTCACGCTACGGCAAGAGCACGATGATCTCGGGCCTGGTCACCGTGATCGCCGTGGTCGGGATCATGCCGTACATCGCGCTGCAGTTGAAAGCCGTCTCGACCAGCTTCAACCTGCTGCTGCACTATCCCAACCTCGAAGCCACGCCACCCATCTTCGAGGTGCCCTTCCCCGCCGATACCGCCTTCCTGGTGACCACCGCCCTGGCGATCTTCACGATCCTCTTCGGGACCCGCCAGATCGACGCGGCCGAGCATCACGAGGGCATGGTCGCGGCGATCGCCTTCGAATCCATCGTCAAGTTGCTCGCCTTCCTCGCAGTCGGGATCTTCGTCACCTTCGGCCTCTACGGCGGCTTCGCGGACCTCTTCGCCGTGGCCGGCGCCGAGCCCCAGATCGCCCGCCTCTTCAGCGTGGACAGCGACGGCGGCTACAGCCAGTGGGTGACGCTGACCCTGCTGTCGATGGCCGCGATCATCTGCCTGCCGCGGCAGTTCCAAGTGACCGTGGTCGAGAACGTCGACGAGCGGCACCTGCACAAGGCGGTCTGGCTCTTCCCGCTCTACCTGCTGGTGATCAACATCTTCGTGCTGCCGATCGCGCTGGCCGGCCTGATGCAGTTCCCAGACGGCAGCGTCGATGCCGATACCTTCGTGCTCACCCTGCCGCTTGCCGCCGAGCGGGACGGCCTGGCGCTCCTGGTCTTCATCGGCGGCCTCTCCGCGGCCACCGGCATGGTGATCGTCGCGACCATCGCGCTGAGCACCATGGTCTGCAACGACCTGGTCATGCCGACCCTGCTGCGCATGCCCTGGCTGCGCCTGTCCGAGGAACGCGACCTGACCGGCCTGCTGCTGGCGATCCGGCGCGGCAGCATCATCGTGATTCTCGCGATGAGCTACATCTACTACCGCTACATCGGCGAGTCCTACGCCCTGGTCACCATCGGCCTGGTCTCCTTCGCCGCCGCGGCCCAGTTCGCCCCGGCCATCATCGGCGGCATCTTCTGGAAAGGCGGCACCCGGACCGGCGCCCTGATCGGCCTCAGCCTCGGCTTCGCGCTCTGGGCCTACACCCTCTTCCTGCCGTCCATGGCCCGCTCCGGCTGGCTCAGCATCACCTTTGTCGAGCTCGGGCCCTTCGGGATCGAGCTCCTGCATCCCTACCGGCTCTTTGGCCTGGAGGGCCTGGACCACGTCACCCACGCCCTTTTCTGGAGCCTGCTCGGCAATATCGGCGGCTACATCGTCGGCTCGCTCTTCGGCCGGGAGACCGCCCTGGAGCGGATCCAGGCGGCGATCTTCGTCGACGTCTTCCGCCACAGCGAGAGCCAGCGCGGCTCGGGCCTTTGGCGCGGCACCGCGACCTTCGCCGACGTCTACGACGTGGTCGTGCGCTTTCTCGGCAAGCAGCCCGCCGACCGCGCCTTCGCCCGCTATGCCGCGGAGCGCAACTTCAACCTGGACAAGCTGGAGGAGGCTGATTCCAGGCTGCTGCACTTCACCGAGCGACTGCTGGCGGGCGCGATCGGGGCGGCCTCGGCGAGGGTCATGCTCGCCTCCGTCGTCAAGGGCGAGATGATCCGGATCGACGAGGTCATGAAGATCCTCGACGAGACCTCACAGGTGATCGAGTACAGCCACCGCCTGGAGCAGAAGTCGAGCGAGCTGGAGCACGCCTACTCCGAGCTGCGCGCCGCCAACCGGCGCCTGACCGAACTGGACCGCTTGAAGGACGACTTCATCTCGACGGTCAGCCACGAGCTGCGCACGCCGCTGACCTCGATCCGCTCGTTCAGCGAGATTCTCTACGACAATCCCTCGCTCGACCTGGCCCAGCGTGGCGAGTTCCTTAACGTCATCATCAAGGAGAGCGAGCGCCTGACCCGGCTGATCAACCAGATCCTCGACCTGGCCAAGATGGAGGCCGGCAGCATGGAGTGGAACATGGCCGACTTCGAACCGGGAGCGGCGATCGAGGAGGCGATCGCCGCAACCCACGCCCTGTTCCGGGAGCGCGGGGTCGAGCTGGAGGTGGGCCTGCCGAACCGTCTCCCCGAGGTCCACGCCGACCGGGACCGGCTGGTTCAGGTCACAGTGAACCTGCTGTCCAACGCGGTGAAGTTCTGCGATCCCGAGGCCGGCCGGGTGACGGTCGAGGCGCAGCCGCGCGCGGCGGATCTCCTGGTGGTGGTCGCCGACAACGGCGCCGGCCTGTCCCGCGAGGAGCAGCGCCGCGCCTTCGAGAAGTTCCAGGCCCTGCGCGAAGACCTGGCGCACAACCTCCAGGGCACCGGCCTGGGCTTGCCGATCTGCCGGCAGATCGTCGAGCACTTCGGTGGCCGGATCTGGGTCGAGAGCGAGCCCGGCGCGGGCGCCCGCTTCGCCTTCACCCTGCCCTATCCCGAAGCCGCTCGGGCCGCCTTCGGGACCGCCGCGAAGTAG